A genomic stretch from Mastacembelus armatus chromosome 12, fMasArm1.2, whole genome shotgun sequence includes:
- the arhgap24 gene encoding rho GTPase-activating protein 24 isoform X2 produces MEVVHQAIHSLPQYGLSDLLPSHPGGDRERMTANHETYLLMASTQNDMEDWVKTIRRVIWAPFGGGIFGQKLEETVRYERRFGNKLAPMLVEQCVDFIRQRGLREEGLFRLPGQANLVKELQDAFDCGEKPSFDCNTDVHTVASLLKLYLRELPEPVIPFHKYDEFLTCAKLLGKDDEMGMKELRRLVESLPPVNYNLLKYICRFLDEVQSHSGVNKMSVQNLATVFGPNILRPKVEDPVTIMEGTVLVQQLMAVLIGQHDVLFPHNEDSPTALELVNNNIELPRRQATTTTSTITTVSQNAENNNTQMVRQCVWEASEPPPNRQHIENSGSPRSASPRNGIVGRFDITRSPPLTVKKNPAFSKGSGIVTNGSFSSSPSSDPNQEKSQTLTGSGSLLRRSGTVKGSGTKMGTSGMTSGSSTGGNGTGVVRMGISGTDVVTGSLNSRNGLWVPNGCVILRENNKSRDCSNGDQITNQNRLSTYDNVQLNHQNLQQQNQLTNMCLNSSCEDKQSVDSATWSTSSCEISLPDNSTSCRSSTTTCPEQDFYGGHYEDLDGPAQENEPPQCGRGGEGQGSNSNREGSGDGTGRSSRGTCSSENSDSFIVSNGPSSHSALHSLVASLKQEMHKQKTEYEARIKSLEQRNLELETEMMSLHEELDQERKKYTMAEIKLRNAERAKDDAERRNQMLQKEMEQFFSTFSDLTATGSTTATDPRRTDRNNTIWIQ; encoded by the exons ATGGAGGTGGTTCATCAGGCAATTCATAGTTTACCCCAGTATGGACTATCTGATTTACTGCCATCACATCCAG ggggagacagagagcgGATGACAGCCAACCATGAGACATACCTTCTTATGGCCAGCACCCAGAATGACATGGAGGATTGGGTGAAAACAATTCGTAGGGTCATATGGGCACCATTTGGTGGAG GGATCTTTGGTCAAAAGTTGGAGGAAACAGTACGGTATGAACGGCGCTTTGGGAACAAGCTCGCCCCTATGCTGGTAGAGCAGTGTGTGGATTTCATTCGGCAGCGGGGCCTTCGTGAGGAGGGTCTGTTTAGGCTGCCGGGACAAGCCAACCTAgtcaaagagctgcaggatgCCTTCGACTGTGGAGAAAAACCCTCTTTTGACTG taACACAGATGTGCATACAGTAGCTTCTTTACTGAAGCTGTACCTCAGAGAACTGCCAGAGCCCGTCATCCCTTTCCACAAGTATGATGAGTTCCTGACCTGTGCCAAGCTCCTCGGCAAAGATGATGAAATG GGTATGAAGGAGTTAAGGAGGCTTGTGGAAAGTCTACCTCCAGTGAACTACAACCTTCTGAAGTACATCTGCAG ATTTTTAGATGAAGTCCAGTCACATTCAGGAGTGAATAAAATGAGTGTCCAGAATTTGGCTACAGTCTTTGGGCCAAATATTTTGAGGCCAAAGGTTGAGGATCCAGTAACTATTATGGAAG GTACTGTTCTGGTCCAGCAGCTCATGGCCGTTTTGATTGGCCAACATGATGTGCTATTCCCTCACAATGAGGACAGCCCCACTGCCCTTGAGCTTGTCAACAACAACATTGAACTACCACGAAGACAAGCCACCACAACTACCTCCACCATCACCACAGTGTCTCAGAACGCagagaacaacaacacacaaatggTCCGGCAGTGTGTCTGGGAAGCGTCCGAGCCTCCTCCGAACCGACAGCACATAGAAAACAGTGGCTCTCCTCGATCAGCAAGCCCTCGTAATGGTATCGTAGGACGCTTTGACATCACCCGCAGTCCACCGCTGACAGTTAAAAAGAACCCAGCATTCAGTAAAGGTAGCGGGATTGTTACAAATGGCTCCTTCAGCTCCTCACCCTCCTCAGACCCAAATCAAGAAAAGAGCCAGACTCTGACTGGAAGTGGGAGTTTACTGCGGCGCAGTGGGACAGTCAAAGGCTCTGGCACAAAAATGGGCACCAGTGGAATGACAAGTGGAAGCAGTACGGGAGGCAACGGGACTGGGGTTGTGCGCATGGGCATTTCAGGCACTGATGTGGTCACAGGAAGTCTGAACAGCCGCAATGGTCTTTGGGTACCAAATGGCTGTGTCATATTACGGGAAAACAACAAATCACGTGACTGCTCCAATGGGGATCAAATAACCAATCAGAATCGTCTGTCCACATATGATAATGTCCAGTTAAACCACCagaacctgcagcagcagaaccagcTCACCAATATGTGtctgaacagcagctgtgaggaCAAACAAAGTGTAGACAGCGCCACCTGGTCGACCTCCTCCTGTGAAATCTCTCTTCCTGACAACTCCACCTCCTGCCgttcctccaccaccacctgccCTGAGCAGGACTTCTACGGCGGTCACTATGAAGACTtggatggcccagcacaggagaaTGAGCCTCCACAGTGTggtagaggaggagaggggcagggcagcaacagcaacagggAAGGAAGTGGAGATGGAACAGGGAGGAGCAGTCGGGGCACCTGCAGCAGtgagaacagtgacagtttcaTTGTTAGTAATGGGCCCAGCAGCCACAGTGCCCTGCACAGTTTGGTGGCCAGTCTTAAACAGGAGATGCACAAGCAGAAGACTGAGTATGAGGCCAGAATAAAGAG CTTGGAGCAGCGTAACCTGGAGCTGGAGACAGAAATGATGAGCCTCCACGAGGAGCTGGACCAGGAGAGGAAGAAGTACACCATGGCGGAAATCAAGCTGCGCAACGCTGAGCGAGCCAAGGATGATGCTGAGCGGCGAAATCAGATGCTGCAGAAAGAGATGGAACAGTTTTTCTCCACGTTTAGTGACCTCACCGCAACTGGCAGCACCACAGCCACCGACCCCCGCCGAACAGATCGTAACAACACCATCTGGATACAGTAA
- the arhgap24 gene encoding rho GTPase-activating protein 24 isoform X3, translated as MDLNSNPGGDRERMTANHETYLLMASTQNDMEDWVKTIRRVIWAPFGGGIFGQKLEETVRYERRFGNKLAPMLVEQCVDFIRQRGLREEGLFRLPGQANLVKELQDAFDCGEKPSFDCNTDVHTVASLLKLYLRELPEPVIPFHKYDEFLTCAKLLGKDDEMGMKELRRLVESLPPVNYNLLKYICRFLDEVQSHSGVNKMSVQNLATVFGPNILRPKVEDPVTIMEGTVLVQQLMAVLIGQHDVLFPHNEDSPTALELVNNNIELPRRQATTTTSTITTVSQNAENNNTQMVRQCVWEASEPPPNRQHIENSGSPRSASPRNGIVGRFDITRSPPLTVKKNPAFSKGSGIVTNGSFSSSPSSDPNQEKSQTLTGSGSLLRRSGTVKGSGTKMGTSGMTSGSSTGGNGTGVVRMGISGTDVVTGSLNSRNGLWVPNGCVILRENNKSRDCSNGDQITNQNRLSTYDNVQLNHQNLQQQNQLTNMCLNSSCEDKQSVDSATWSTSSCEISLPDNSTSCRSSTTTCPEQDFYGGHYEDLDGPAQENEPPQCGRGGEGQGSNSNREGSGDGTGRSSRGTCSSENSDSFIVSNGPSSHSALHSLVASLKQEMHKQKTEYEARIKSLEQRNLELETEMMSLHEELDQERKKYTMAEIKLRNAERAKDDAERRNQMLQKEMEQFFSTFSDLTATGSTTATDPRRTDRNNTIWIQ; from the exons ggggagacagagagcgGATGACAGCCAACCATGAGACATACCTTCTTATGGCCAGCACCCAGAATGACATGGAGGATTGGGTGAAAACAATTCGTAGGGTCATATGGGCACCATTTGGTGGAG GGATCTTTGGTCAAAAGTTGGAGGAAACAGTACGGTATGAACGGCGCTTTGGGAACAAGCTCGCCCCTATGCTGGTAGAGCAGTGTGTGGATTTCATTCGGCAGCGGGGCCTTCGTGAGGAGGGTCTGTTTAGGCTGCCGGGACAAGCCAACCTAgtcaaagagctgcaggatgCCTTCGACTGTGGAGAAAAACCCTCTTTTGACTG taACACAGATGTGCATACAGTAGCTTCTTTACTGAAGCTGTACCTCAGAGAACTGCCAGAGCCCGTCATCCCTTTCCACAAGTATGATGAGTTCCTGACCTGTGCCAAGCTCCTCGGCAAAGATGATGAAATG GGTATGAAGGAGTTAAGGAGGCTTGTGGAAAGTCTACCTCCAGTGAACTACAACCTTCTGAAGTACATCTGCAG ATTTTTAGATGAAGTCCAGTCACATTCAGGAGTGAATAAAATGAGTGTCCAGAATTTGGCTACAGTCTTTGGGCCAAATATTTTGAGGCCAAAGGTTGAGGATCCAGTAACTATTATGGAAG GTACTGTTCTGGTCCAGCAGCTCATGGCCGTTTTGATTGGCCAACATGATGTGCTATTCCCTCACAATGAGGACAGCCCCACTGCCCTTGAGCTTGTCAACAACAACATTGAACTACCACGAAGACAAGCCACCACAACTACCTCCACCATCACCACAGTGTCTCAGAACGCagagaacaacaacacacaaatggTCCGGCAGTGTGTCTGGGAAGCGTCCGAGCCTCCTCCGAACCGACAGCACATAGAAAACAGTGGCTCTCCTCGATCAGCAAGCCCTCGTAATGGTATCGTAGGACGCTTTGACATCACCCGCAGTCCACCGCTGACAGTTAAAAAGAACCCAGCATTCAGTAAAGGTAGCGGGATTGTTACAAATGGCTCCTTCAGCTCCTCACCCTCCTCAGACCCAAATCAAGAAAAGAGCCAGACTCTGACTGGAAGTGGGAGTTTACTGCGGCGCAGTGGGACAGTCAAAGGCTCTGGCACAAAAATGGGCACCAGTGGAATGACAAGTGGAAGCAGTACGGGAGGCAACGGGACTGGGGTTGTGCGCATGGGCATTTCAGGCACTGATGTGGTCACAGGAAGTCTGAACAGCCGCAATGGTCTTTGGGTACCAAATGGCTGTGTCATATTACGGGAAAACAACAAATCACGTGACTGCTCCAATGGGGATCAAATAACCAATCAGAATCGTCTGTCCACATATGATAATGTCCAGTTAAACCACCagaacctgcagcagcagaaccagcTCACCAATATGTGtctgaacagcagctgtgaggaCAAACAAAGTGTAGACAGCGCCACCTGGTCGACCTCCTCCTGTGAAATCTCTCTTCCTGACAACTCCACCTCCTGCCgttcctccaccaccacctgccCTGAGCAGGACTTCTACGGCGGTCACTATGAAGACTtggatggcccagcacaggagaaTGAGCCTCCACAGTGTggtagaggaggagaggggcagggcagcaacagcaacagggAAGGAAGTGGAGATGGAACAGGGAGGAGCAGTCGGGGCACCTGCAGCAGtgagaacagtgacagtttcaTTGTTAGTAATGGGCCCAGCAGCCACAGTGCCCTGCACAGTTTGGTGGCCAGTCTTAAACAGGAGATGCACAAGCAGAAGACTGAGTATGAGGCCAGAATAAAGAG CTTGGAGCAGCGTAACCTGGAGCTGGAGACAGAAATGATGAGCCTCCACGAGGAGCTGGACCAGGAGAGGAAGAAGTACACCATGGCGGAAATCAAGCTGCGCAACGCTGAGCGAGCCAAGGATGATGCTGAGCGGCGAAATCAGATGCTGCAGAAAGAGATGGAACAGTTTTTCTCCACGTTTAGTGACCTCACCGCAACTGGCAGCACCACAGCCACCGACCCCCGCCGAACAGATCGTAACAACACCATCTGGATACAGTAA
- the arhgap24 gene encoding rho GTPase-activating protein 24 isoform X4 translates to MLVEQCVDFIRQRGLREEGLFRLPGQANLVKELQDAFDCGEKPSFDCNTDVHTVASLLKLYLRELPEPVIPFHKYDEFLTCAKLLGKDDEMGMKELRRLVESLPPVNYNLLKYICRFLDEVQSHSGVNKMSVQNLATVFGPNILRPKVEDPVTIMEGTVLVQQLMAVLIGQHDVLFPHNEDSPTALELVNNNIELPRRQATTTTSTITTVSQNAENNNTQMVRQCVWEASEPPPNRQHIENSGSPRSASPRNGIVGRFDITRSPPLTVKKNPAFSKGSGIVTNGSFSSSPSSDPNQEKSQTLTGSGSLLRRSGTVKGSGTKMGTSGMTSGSSTGGNGTGVVRMGISGTDVVTGSLNSRNGLWVPNGCVILRENNKSRDCSNGDQITNQNRLSTYDNVQLNHQNLQQQNQLTNMCLNSSCEDKQSVDSATWSTSSCEISLPDNSTSCRSSTTTCPEQDFYGGHYEDLDGPAQENEPPQCGRGGEGQGSNSNREGSGDGTGRSSRGTCSSENSDSFIVSNGPSSHSALHSLVASLKQEMHKQKTEYEARIKSLEQRNLELETEMMSLHEELDQERKKYTMAEIKLRNAERAKDDAERRNQMLQKEMEQFFSTFSDLTATGSTTATDPRRTDRNNTIWIQ, encoded by the exons ATGCTGGTAGAGCAGTGTGTGGATTTCATTCGGCAGCGGGGCCTTCGTGAGGAGGGTCTGTTTAGGCTGCCGGGACAAGCCAACCTAgtcaaagagctgcaggatgCCTTCGACTGTGGAGAAAAACCCTCTTTTGACTG taACACAGATGTGCATACAGTAGCTTCTTTACTGAAGCTGTACCTCAGAGAACTGCCAGAGCCCGTCATCCCTTTCCACAAGTATGATGAGTTCCTGACCTGTGCCAAGCTCCTCGGCAAAGATGATGAAATG GGTATGAAGGAGTTAAGGAGGCTTGTGGAAAGTCTACCTCCAGTGAACTACAACCTTCTGAAGTACATCTGCAG ATTTTTAGATGAAGTCCAGTCACATTCAGGAGTGAATAAAATGAGTGTCCAGAATTTGGCTACAGTCTTTGGGCCAAATATTTTGAGGCCAAAGGTTGAGGATCCAGTAACTATTATGGAAG GTACTGTTCTGGTCCAGCAGCTCATGGCCGTTTTGATTGGCCAACATGATGTGCTATTCCCTCACAATGAGGACAGCCCCACTGCCCTTGAGCTTGTCAACAACAACATTGAACTACCACGAAGACAAGCCACCACAACTACCTCCACCATCACCACAGTGTCTCAGAACGCagagaacaacaacacacaaatggTCCGGCAGTGTGTCTGGGAAGCGTCCGAGCCTCCTCCGAACCGACAGCACATAGAAAACAGTGGCTCTCCTCGATCAGCAAGCCCTCGTAATGGTATCGTAGGACGCTTTGACATCACCCGCAGTCCACCGCTGACAGTTAAAAAGAACCCAGCATTCAGTAAAGGTAGCGGGATTGTTACAAATGGCTCCTTCAGCTCCTCACCCTCCTCAGACCCAAATCAAGAAAAGAGCCAGACTCTGACTGGAAGTGGGAGTTTACTGCGGCGCAGTGGGACAGTCAAAGGCTCTGGCACAAAAATGGGCACCAGTGGAATGACAAGTGGAAGCAGTACGGGAGGCAACGGGACTGGGGTTGTGCGCATGGGCATTTCAGGCACTGATGTGGTCACAGGAAGTCTGAACAGCCGCAATGGTCTTTGGGTACCAAATGGCTGTGTCATATTACGGGAAAACAACAAATCACGTGACTGCTCCAATGGGGATCAAATAACCAATCAGAATCGTCTGTCCACATATGATAATGTCCAGTTAAACCACCagaacctgcagcagcagaaccagcTCACCAATATGTGtctgaacagcagctgtgaggaCAAACAAAGTGTAGACAGCGCCACCTGGTCGACCTCCTCCTGTGAAATCTCTCTTCCTGACAACTCCACCTCCTGCCgttcctccaccaccacctgccCTGAGCAGGACTTCTACGGCGGTCACTATGAAGACTtggatggcccagcacaggagaaTGAGCCTCCACAGTGTggtagaggaggagaggggcagggcagcaacagcaacagggAAGGAAGTGGAGATGGAACAGGGAGGAGCAGTCGGGGCACCTGCAGCAGtgagaacagtgacagtttcaTTGTTAGTAATGGGCCCAGCAGCCACAGTGCCCTGCACAGTTTGGTGGCCAGTCTTAAACAGGAGATGCACAAGCAGAAGACTGAGTATGAGGCCAGAATAAAGAG CTTGGAGCAGCGTAACCTGGAGCTGGAGACAGAAATGATGAGCCTCCACGAGGAGCTGGACCAGGAGAGGAAGAAGTACACCATGGCGGAAATCAAGCTGCGCAACGCTGAGCGAGCCAAGGATGATGCTGAGCGGCGAAATCAGATGCTGCAGAAAGAGATGGAACAGTTTTTCTCCACGTTTAGTGACCTCACCGCAACTGGCAGCACCACAGCCACCGACCCCCGCCGAACAGATCGTAACAACACCATCTGGATACAGTAA